CGGGTACCGCGGCCCGGATCACGCTCTCCAACCGGTACGGGACCGCCCCGCTGGAGGTGGCGGGCGCCACCCTCGCGGTGACCGACCGGGGCGCGGCGGTGCGGGAGAGCACGGTCCGCCGGCTGACGTTCGGGGGCGCCGGGGCGGTGCGGATCCCGGCGGGCGGTGAGGTCCGCAGCGACGCGGCCGAGGTGCGGGTGGCGCCCTTCGAGTCGCTGACCGTGACGCTGTACTTCGCGCGCCCGACGGGCCCCGCCACCTTCCACGCACAGGCGTACGCCACGGCCTACCGCGCCGAGGGCGACCGGCTCACTGCCGCCGATCCGGCGGTGTTCGACGAGACGTCGGTGTCCTGGTACTACCTCTCCGCCGTCGAGCTGGCGGACGGCGGGCCGGCCCGGGGCGACACGGTGGTGGTCTTCGGTGACTCCCTCACCGACGGGTTCGCGTCGACCGTGGACGGCAACCACCGCTACTCGGACGCGCTGGCCGAACGGCTGGCCGAACGGGGCACCGGGCGGCCGGTGCTCAACCAGGGCATCGGGGGGAATCTGCTGCTGAGCGACTCGGCGTGGTTCGGTGAGCGGGCCGGCGCCCGCTTCCGGCGCGATGTGCTCGAACAGCCCGGCGTGCGCTCCGTGATCGTCCTGGTGGGCCTCAACGACATCGGGTTCAGCGAGGTCGACCTGCCCACCTACCGGCCGAACCCGGACCGGTCCGTCGCGGAGCTGGTCGCCGGGTACCAGGAGGTGATCGCCGCGGCGCGCGGCGCGGGGGTGCGGATCACCGGAGGCACGATCACCCCGTTCAAGGGGTCGGAGTACCACACGCCGGCCGCCGAGGCGAAGCGGCGGGCGGTCAACGCGTGGGTGCGCACCGCGGGCGCGTTCGACGCGGTGGCCGACTTCGCGGCGGTCCTGGCCGACCCGGACGACCCGGAGGCGCTGGCGCCCGGGTACGACAGCGGGGACCACAAGCACCCGAACGACGAGGGCTATCGCGTGATGGCCGGCGCGGTCGATCTTGCCGCGCTGTGACGGCGCGGTGCGCGGGAGCGGCTACTCCCCGGCCTGCCGGGCGGCGTGCAGGGCCCAGCCGATCAGCGGGAGCTGGGCCGGGATCCGGGCGTAGGCGAGGGCCCTGAACGGTGCCGGGCGGTCGCGCCAGTCGCGGGCCATCTTGAGGTGGGCCGGGGAGACGGCGACGAACAGCCCGGCGGCGGCGAGCGCACCGGCCCGGCGGGTGCGGGGCAGCGCGAGCGCGGCGGCGACGGCGAGCTCGGCGGCGCCGCTGGCGTACGTCCAGGCGCGCCGGGTGCCCGGCAGCCGGCGGGGCACCAACGCGTCGAACGGCTGCGGAGCGAGGAAGTGCAGCGTTCCGGCGCCCGCCAGCAGTCGGGCGAGCGCACGGGCGGAACGGCCGTCGGCCACCATGGAGAGCTCCCGGGTTGGACGAGGAAGGGGTGCGGCGGCCGCCCCGACCGGCTAACTGGCCGCCGCGGGCACGACCTTACCGGTGAGTTACTTAGTGGGTCATCACCTGATCGTCGCCCGGGGTGAGGTGTGCGTCACGCCGGACCAGCGCCGCGTAGGCCCCGTCGGCGGCGAGCAGCTCGTCGTGGGTGCCGCGCTCGGCGATCCGGCCGGCGTCCAGCACGACGATCTGGTCGGCGTCCCGGACCGTGGAGAGGCGGTGCGCGATGGTGAGGGTGGTGCGGCCCTCGGACAGCGCGTCGATGGCCTGCTGGACGGCGTGTTCGGTGTGGGTGTCGAGCGCGCTGGTCGCCTCGTCCAGGACGAGCACCGGCGGGTCGCGCAGGATGGTGCGGGCTATCGCGAGGCGCTGCTTCTCGCCGCCGGAGAAGCGGTAGCCGCGCTCACCGACGAGGGTGTCGTAGCCGTCCGGCAGGGCGGCGATGTGGTCGTGGATC
The sequence above is a segment of the Streptomyces lydicus genome. Coding sequences within it:
- a CDS encoding DoxX family protein, which translates into the protein MVADGRSARALARLLAGAGTLHFLAPQPFDALVPRRLPGTRRAWTYASGAAELAVAAALALPRTRRAGALAAAGLFVAVSPAHLKMARDWRDRPAPFRALAYARIPAQLPLIGWALHAARQAGE
- a CDS encoding SGNH/GDSL hydrolase family protein — protein: MTGNSNSVVWQAGWTAAVQRPSEGFHKNWALEGFADRTVRQVVRVTGAGTAARITLSNRYGTAPLEVAGATLAVTDRGAAVRESTVRRLTFGGAGAVRIPAGGEVRSDAAEVRVAPFESLTVTLYFARPTGPATFHAQAYATAYRAEGDRLTAADPAVFDETSVSWYYLSAVELADGGPARGDTVVVFGDSLTDGFASTVDGNHRYSDALAERLAERGTGRPVLNQGIGGNLLLSDSAWFGERAGARFRRDVLEQPGVRSVIVLVGLNDIGFSEVDLPTYRPNPDRSVAELVAGYQEVIAAARGAGVRITGGTITPFKGSEYHTPAAEAKRRAVNAWVRTAGAFDAVADFAAVLADPDDPEALAPGYDSGDHKHPNDEGYRVMAGAVDLAAL